A stretch of Natronococcus sp. CG52 DNA encodes these proteins:
- a CDS encoding universal stress protein, which translates to MSKSLLTHLLVPVATEEDARATCAALEPYLEDVERVTAVHVIEKAAGAMDKAPLGKRQEDAAEFIAVVDSELGDRVSVDTRTVYGTDVADALFDAATDAKADAVAIRARGGSRIVQLLAGDTTSKLVTDPVVPVVSLPHRDE; encoded by the coding sequence ATGAGCAAATCGTTACTCACCCACCTCCTCGTTCCGGTCGCGACCGAGGAGGACGCTCGAGCGACGTGTGCCGCACTCGAGCCGTATCTCGAGGACGTAGAGCGGGTCACCGCAGTCCACGTGATCGAAAAAGCCGCCGGCGCGATGGACAAGGCGCCACTGGGGAAACGCCAGGAAGACGCCGCCGAGTTCATCGCGGTCGTGGACTCGGAACTCGGCGATCGGGTCTCGGTCGACACCCGAACCGTCTACGGGACGGACGTCGCCGACGCGCTGTTCGACGCGGCAACCGACGCGAAAGCGGACGCGGTCGCGATCCGCGCACGCGGCGGCAGCCGGATCGTGCAACTCCTCGCCGGCGATACGACGTCGAAACTCGTCACCGATCCCGTTGTTCCGGTCGTGTCCCTCCCGCATCGAGACGAGTAA
- the trkA gene encoding Trk system potassium transporter TrkA yields the protein MRVIIVGAGEVGRSIARDLVETHDVVVIEQDEEIVEDLTYSLDAMVIQGDGTDLDSLREAGIEKAELLIASTDIDETNIVTCGTAKTTGDVFTIARVKQQKLLTTWQGSSGAYGVDFMVSSDLLTAEAIFRISGFPGAHDVNTFTGGLVRMAEFEIGPESPVANQTVQEADRYDSLTFAALFRDDELIIPRGDTVIKLTDRVVVIGSSSSVEQFANDIVIHENNKIDDVVIIGGSEIGFQTARVFEEHGYHPNLIERDHDRARELAEDLPNTSVWESDATDTDFLQREHVDEADMVIAALDSDERNLLVSMLAREIGVERTVAVIETVEYAELFETVGVSVAISPREETAEEIIRFTRADQMEKIAMLEHDRAEVLEIEISRDSALAGREIVDAIDDFPDCVVIGAISRAGELVIPRGKTVIQPGDHVVLFTETQLLDEVTAAL from the coding sequence ATGCGCGTAATCATCGTCGGAGCGGGCGAGGTCGGGCGATCGATCGCCAGGGATCTCGTCGAGACCCACGACGTGGTCGTCATCGAGCAAGACGAGGAGATTGTAGAGGACCTCACCTATTCGCTGGACGCGATGGTGATTCAGGGTGACGGCACCGATCTCGACTCCCTTCGGGAGGCCGGAATCGAGAAGGCGGAGTTGCTGATCGCGTCCACCGACATCGACGAGACGAACATCGTCACGTGTGGAACCGCGAAGACCACCGGTGACGTGTTCACTATCGCCCGAGTCAAACAGCAGAAGCTCCTCACGACCTGGCAAGGATCTAGCGGGGCCTACGGCGTCGATTTCATGGTGAGTTCGGACCTCCTGACGGCGGAGGCGATCTTCCGTATTTCCGGGTTCCCCGGCGCCCACGACGTCAATACGTTCACTGGCGGTCTCGTTCGGATGGCTGAGTTCGAAATCGGTCCGGAGAGTCCGGTCGCGAACCAGACCGTCCAGGAAGCCGACCGATACGACTCACTGACGTTCGCCGCGCTCTTCCGGGACGACGAACTGATCATCCCGCGTGGGGATACCGTTATCAAACTAACCGACCGCGTGGTCGTCATCGGAAGCTCCAGCTCGGTCGAGCAGTTTGCGAACGATATCGTAATTCACGAAAATAACAAGATCGACGACGTCGTCATTATTGGGGGCAGCGAAATTGGATTCCAGACCGCACGCGTATTCGAAGAGCACGGCTACCACCCGAACCTGATCGAGCGGGACCACGACCGAGCGCGTGAACTCGCCGAAGACCTCCCGAACACGTCCGTCTGGGAGAGTGACGCTACCGATACGGACTTTCTCCAACGCGAGCACGTCGACGAAGCGGACATGGTGATCGCGGCACTCGATAGCGACGAGCGAAACCTCCTGGTCTCGATGCTGGCCCGCGAAATCGGCGTCGAACGGACCGTCGCGGTGATCGAAACCGTCGAATACGCTGAGCTATTCGAAACCGTCGGTGTCAGCGTAGCGATCAGCCCCCGGGAAGAGACGGCGGAGGAAATCATCCGGTTTACCCGCGCCGACCAGATGGAGAAGATCGCAATGCTCGAACACGACCGAGCGGAGGTCCTGGAGATCGAAATCAGCCGCGATAGCGCGCTGGCCGGACGCGAAATCGTCGACGCCATAGACGATTTTCCGGATTGCGTCGTGATCGGAGCGATTTCTCGAGCGGGAGAACTCGTAATCCCGCGCGGAAAAACCGTGATCCAGCCGGGCGATCACGTCGTGTTGTTTACCGAGACGCAACTCTTAGACGAAGTCACGGCCGCTCTCTGA
- a CDS encoding TrkH family potassium uptake protein, whose amino-acid sequence MRWRVDWRAGVSLVGTVIKYLALTMFVPLTVAVIYWEDVWVFVASILIAVAIGLSLERLDPDPDLGPEEALLLVSLSWFAAALIGMIPFMLAGYGTGSTLAHPVNALFESMSGFTTTGATVMGEISFERHSHALLMWRQLTQWLGGMGIIVLMIAILPELAVNGAQLMQTEAPGPELQKLTPKIAETARALWLVYFGFTVVYICLLYGLHLAGFAPNMDFYNAVAHGFTTLPTGGFSPQADSIAAFSAAVQWVVIPFMVIAGVNFALFWHAFRGEFRELTHDTEFRAYTGAIAVLIAILSVLLARGAAPVLEIGGATEGLTENTIRQAAFQIGALLNSTGYATSDFAQWSTNAQMVLLFAMFIGGSAGSTGGGIKVIRWLVVLKAIRRELFVSAHPEAVRPVRLAGHVIDEDAIRGIFAFTLLYLLLFAGSAVFIAVDSARIGYDLSALEAISASLATIGNIGPGFGSLGPFGSYLEFSNTSKLLMTFLMWVGRLEIVPVLALFISGLDRS is encoded by the coding sequence ATGAGATGGCGGGTTGACTGGCGGGCAGGTGTCAGCCTCGTCGGGACCGTCATTAAATATCTCGCCCTGACGATGTTCGTTCCACTAACTGTCGCCGTCATCTACTGGGAAGACGTCTGGGTTTTCGTCGCGTCTATCCTGATCGCGGTTGCTATCGGTCTGTCTCTCGAGCGTCTCGACCCGGACCCGGACCTCGGACCGGAGGAGGCGTTGCTCCTGGTTTCGCTGTCGTGGTTCGCCGCCGCGCTCATCGGGATGATTCCGTTCATGCTCGCCGGGTACGGGACTGGGTCGACGCTTGCACACCCGGTCAATGCCCTCTTCGAGTCGATGAGCGGCTTTACCACGACCGGGGCGACTGTCATGGGCGAGATCAGTTTCGAGCGCCACTCGCACGCGCTGTTGATGTGGCGCCAGCTCACGCAGTGGCTCGGCGGGATGGGGATTATTGTCCTGATGATAGCCATCCTTCCCGAACTCGCAGTCAACGGTGCGCAGTTGATGCAGACGGAGGCCCCCGGTCCCGAGCTACAGAAGCTCACGCCAAAAATCGCGGAAACGGCGCGAGCGCTCTGGCTCGTCTACTTCGGGTTCACGGTGGTGTATATCTGTCTGCTGTACGGCCTTCACCTGGCCGGGTTTGCGCCGAATATGGACTTCTACAACGCCGTCGCACACGGCTTTACGACCTTACCGACCGGCGGCTTCTCTCCACAGGCCGACAGTATCGCCGCGTTCTCGGCTGCGGTTCAGTGGGTCGTCATCCCGTTCATGGTGATCGCCGGCGTGAACTTCGCCCTGTTCTGGCACGCGTTCCGGGGCGAGTTCCGCGAACTCACCCACGACACGGAGTTCCGGGCCTACACCGGTGCGATAGCGGTTTTGATCGCGATACTGTCGGTGCTGCTGGCCCGTGGCGCAGCGCCCGTCCTCGAGATCGGTGGCGCGACCGAGGGGCTGACCGAAAACACGATCCGCCAAGCTGCGTTCCAGATCGGCGCGTTGCTGAATTCGACCGGATACGCGACGAGTGACTTCGCGCAGTGGAGCACGAACGCACAGATGGTCCTCCTGTTCGCGATGTTTATCGGCGGGTCAGCCGGATCGACCGGTGGCGGAATCAAGGTCATCCGATGGCTGGTGGTTCTCAAGGCGATTCGACGGGAACTCTTCGTGTCTGCACATCCGGAGGCAGTCCGACCGGTACGTCTCGCTGGCCACGTCATCGACGAGGATGCCATTCGCGGGATCTTCGCGTTCACCCTCCTCTACCTGCTGCTGTTCGCGGGATCCGCCGTGTTTATCGCCGTCGACTCGGCGCGGATCGGGTACGACTTGAGCGCGCTCGAGGCGATCAGTGCATCGCTGGCGACCATCGGGAACATCGGACCTGGCTTCGGGTCACTCGGCCCGTTCGGAAGCTATCTCGAGTTCTCCAATACGTCCAAACTGCTCATGACATTCCTGATGTGGGTTGGCCGGCTCGAGATCGTCCCGGTCCTCGCCCTGTTCATCAGCGGCCTGGACCGGTCCTGA